A stretch of Prunus dulcis chromosome 6, ALMONDv2, whole genome shotgun sequence DNA encodes these proteins:
- the LOC117632695 gene encoding probable pectin methylesterase CGR2, whose translation MSRRAVGSTRRNGNFPFAGAFNSKSKSSPLLSLGLVVVGAILIVGYVYKGLGVFGGGANVVSRVEGDFSCTLEVQRAIPFLKKAYSGSMHKVLHIGPDTCSVVSALLKDDEIEAWGVEPYEIEDADRNCRSLVRKGIVRVADIKFPLPYKAKSFSLVIVSDALDYLSPKYLNRTLPELARVSSDGLVIFSGFPGQQRAKVSELSKFGRPAKMRSSSWWIRYFVQTSLEENEVAIKKFEQVTTKESYQPSCQVFHLNSYH comes from the exons ATGTCAAGGAGGGCGGTGGGATCCACACGCCGTAATGGAAACTTTCCGTTTGCTGGAGCCTTCAATTCAAAATCCAAGTCGTCCCCTTTGCTATCCCTTGGCCTTGTAGTTGTG GGAGCGATCCTAATTGTCGGCTATGTTTATAAGGGCTTAG GTGTCTTCGGCGGGGGTGCCAACGTAGTTAGTAGAGTTGAAG GCGATTTCTCATGCACGCTAGAAGTTCAGAGAGCAATACCTTTCCTAAAGAAAGCGTATAGTGGCAGTATGCACAAAGTTTTGCATATTGGTCCTGATACTTGTTCAGTTGTGTCTGCATTGTTAAAGGATGACGAAATTGAAGCATGGGGTGTGGAACCATATGAGATAGAGGATGCTGATAGGAATTGCAGGAGTCTTGTGCGCAAAGGCATTGTGCGTGTGGCTGATATAAAGTTCCCTCTGCCCTATAAAGCAAAGTCTTTTTCTCTTGTGATAGTGTCAGATGCATTAGATTACCTCTCTCCAAAGTACCTGAACAGGACTCTTCCAGAATTGGCAAGGGTTTCTTCCGATGGTCTTGTTATTTTTTCAG GTTTCCCTGGTCAACAGAGAGCTAAAGTTTCTGAGTTATCCAAATTTGGACGACCG GCCAAAATGCGGAGCTCCTCTTGGTGGATACGTTACTTTGTTCAGACCAGcttagaagaaaatgaagttgCCATCAAGAAGTTTGAGCAAGTCACAACAAAGGAGTCATACCAGCCAAGCTGTCAAGTGTTTCACCTTAACTCATATCACTAA